In Strongyloides ratti genome assembly S_ratti_ED321, scaffold srae_chrx_scaffold0000002, a single window of DNA contains:
- a CDS encoding GPCR, family 2, secretin-like-containing protein has translation MFYDGIYEFVYKIVLGIGIITILVAIVIISVSFQKFQGIYVFILGLTYLDCLLSFSLIYTGFYGLLVATYNNSGDLLLPEECLYTALFLLIWIIYDIGTFLILFFQSIDRLVHSITSIWHEKYQNYIMTKWSFIFCLFLSILPLIPLIQYPIEISANNSFTISINCHEKDVFGKKYFDILSGFRFYGPILNLLVIFFVLIIHIVRMNIKELNFANTAFDKDTNLITLMITLRTLFQIMIYGIFTLIIPSSLMNDYFFRCTQCFVFIIFHFFYNYFWLEKYKKAFTKTFQKYIKDNTRTWQSADDPPINFMNKSRNSFSSMFGSWYSTTGNIIGEAGVPKVDEYHKNISISFYCEEDVVVFEDKKDLGYERF, from the exons atgttttatgaTGGTATTTATGAgtttgtatataaaattgtacTTGGAATTggtattattactattttggTTGCAATTGTCATAATTTCTGTCtcatttcaaaaatttcaGGGAATTTATGTATTTATTCTTGGTCTTACTTACTTAG attgtTTGTTATCATTTAGTCTTATATATACAGGATTTTATGGTTTGTTGGTAGcaacatataataatagtGGTGAT ttacTGTTACCGGAAGAATGTCTTTATACagcattatttttattaatttggataatatatgatataggaacatttttaattctattttttCAATCAATTGATCGTTTAGTTCATTCAATTACATCTATTTGGCAtgaaaaatatcaaaattatattatgaCTAAGTggtcatttattttttgtttatttttatcaatattaccTTTAATTCCTTTAATTCAATATCCAATAGAAATAAGCGCAAACAATTCTTTTACtatttcaataaattgtCATGAAAAAGATGTATTTGgtaagaaatattttgacATTTTATCTGGTTTTCGTTTTTATGGTCCAATATTAAATcttttagtaatattttttgtactaattattcatattgtaagaatgaatataaaagaaCTAAATTTTGCCAATACAGCTTTTGATAAAGATACAAATttg ataacTTTAATGATAACACTTAGAActttatttcaaattatgATATATGGAATATTTACCTTAATTATACCATCTTCTTTAAtgaatgattatttttttagatgtaCACAATGTTTtgttttcattatatttcattttttttataattatttttggttagaaaaatataaaaaagctTTTACTAAaacatttcaaaaatatatcaagGATAATACAAGAACATGGCAAAGTGCAG atgatccaccaattaattttatgaacAAAAGCCGCAATAGTTTTTCTTCAATGTTTGGAAGTTGGTATTCAACAACTGGAAATATTATTGGTGAAGCTGGTGTACCAAAGGTTGATGAATATcacaaaaatattagtatatcattttattgtGAAGAGGATGTAGTTGTTTTTGAggataaaaaagatttaggGTATGAAAGATTTTGA
- a CDS encoding RNA recognition motif domain and F-box domain and Glycosyl transferase, family 43 and Nucleotide-binding, alpha-beta plait domain-containing protein: protein MTMIKYRRLKSNMVRNAARIFLKKNVKLTIFSILIIGSSVLLLLQIFDNRVYVNIDQKQHKYNMNDFKNYSTQIIIITPTYKRYTRIADMTRMSNTLRLIPNVYWLLIEDGLEKSKLLENLLKRSEIPYTYLVHKTEAGYPKRGWYQRDMALTFLRNNHKQVTHGFNHSVVYFGDDDNSYDTRLFTNYIANVKKVGIWAVGHVGGAVFESPKVEKDNPKALFGKSCKRGGGAPEPCLLESLGFTKDDLEPFGFDKPPGESREILVYHTKTTKPKSFPQQDLYGYDVELIFFFIKLIWNLEEMLYENNETEFNSFYKPKGLMKTLNRINAQNLESGGLNNFSEAFQSFMTRVKFFSVGRLRRTYSSSALEFMKYRTLLPMIVGNECDNGSSFDNFDSDIYSKKCDDLDNGYEKVIVSNIPLKVSTTQCKAFFSKYGKIISCDLSFDDRSNTTGTSSKSGFKVTSTAVITFASKEDVEKLLIAEPEDLKLYGHIMKVDKADLSLKKSVSIIKSPNTNHGILSFDNSFTNIDNGIINRFSRTPSSNSLSTSNSLNEKIVSWNGLPNKAIQKILSYLTHIECLKLERVNKKWLEAGIKVWTQTTTISFKDHKKIGRIFTKEKPLTLEILKQFLQRGGINLKKLDLSSVPNTLDESAFIVIGKYCKLLETLDISGIHSTIKNIIFLGEYLNIKYLSYRNMTNIDEKCFWYLIKGFFDTLVSVDFRGCKMLRGQCFISLTNSLEKLYLDGCYALEARAIEDVCMQAQGLKVLKLNGCFNITDEYISLIGRTLLDLEVFSLHGDGYKYLSPSSLTCLTLLKNLVELSFDYNSLVNDDFIIALCKSNRNIKKLSFAYSGDENSITSDGLSTIRNLNQLMYLDLSGLLGIDINCLSNIINECKKLSECYLRNCPNLNDLALECFINASECISKIDVSACLGISNKSIQKILKHFTLENKKSKIIVLVVGSTAVQIELLRIRNSRVILDLNDSSSLPLDIFTNPSIKEFEGIEKIINNEMENKKNDIDENDGHCNIMDVKKSYIVGALTGIDESPVFNSHEEMVEWAKKEAANLNIQL, encoded by the exons ATGACTATGATAAAGTATAGAAGATTAAAAag cAACATGGTAAGGAATGCTgctagaatatttttaaaaaaaaatgtaaaattaacCATATTTTCAATACTAATAATTGGATCATCAGTTCTTTTATTACTtcaaatttttgataacag agTATATGTTAATATAGATCAAAAAcaacataaatataatatgaatgatttcaaaaattatagtacgcaaattattattatcacaccaacatataaaagatatacaAGAATTGCTGATATGACAAGAATGTCAAACACTTTAAGATTAATACCAAATGTATATTGGCTTTTAATAGAAGATGGTTtagaaaaaagtaaattattagaaaatctTCTTAAACGAAGTGAAATACCTTATACATATTTGGTTCATAAAACAGAAGCAGGATATCCCAAAAGAGGATGGTATCAAAGAGATATGgcattaacatttttaagaaataatcATAAACAAGTAACTCATGGTTTTAATCATTCTGTTGTTTATTTTGGTGATGATGATAATTCATATGATACTAGACTTTTTACTAATTATATTGctaatgttaaaaaagttGGAATATGGGCAGTTGGTCATGTTGGTGGTGCAGTTTTTGAAAGTCCTAAAGTTGAAAAAG aTAATCCTAAAGCCTTATTTGGTAAAAGTTGCAAACGTGGAGGTGGTGCTCCAGAACCATGTTTATTAGAAAGTCTTGGTTTTACAAAAGATGATTTAGAACCATTTGGTTTTGATAAACCACCTGGTGAAAGTAGAGAAATTTTAGTTTATCATACAAAAACAACAAAACCTAAAAGTTTTCCCCAACAAGATTTATACGGATATGATGTTGAATTAAT ttttttttttataaaacttatcTGGAATTTAGAAGAAATgttatatgaaaataatgaaacagaatttaatagtttttataagccaaaa GGTCTTATGAAAACTCTTAATCGAATTAATGCACAAAATTTAGAAAGTGGGggattaaataatttttctgaAGCATTTCAAAGTTTTATGACAagagttaaatttttttctgttGGAAGATTACGAAGAACATATTCATCATCAGCTCTTGAATTTATGAAATATAGAACTCTTTTACCAATGATTGTTGGAAATGAATGTGATAATGGAAGttcatttgataattttgattCTGATATATATAGTAAGAAATGTGATGATCTAGATAATGGTTATGAAAAAGTTATTGTATCAAATATACCATTAAAAGTTAGTACTACACAATGTAAAgcatttttttcaaaatatggtaaaataataagttgTGATTTGTCATTTGATGATAGATCAAATACTACGGGAACTTCATCAAAAAGTGGTTTTAAAGTTACTAGTACAGCTGTTATTACATTTGCTTCAAAAGAAGAtgtagaaaaattattgattGCTGAACCAGAAGATTTGAAGTTATATGGACACATAATGAAAGTTGATAAAGCtgatttatcattaaaaaaatcagtATCAATTATAAAATCTCCTAATACAAATCATGgtatattatcatttgataattcttttacaaatattGATAATGGTATAATAAATCGTTTTAGTAGAACACCATCATCAAATTCATTATCAACTTCAAAttcattaaatgaaaaaattgtttcatGGAATGGTCTACCTAATAAAGctatacaaaaaattttaagttatTTAACACATATagaatgtttaaaattagaaagagttaataaaaaatggttAGAAGCTGGTATAAAAGTTTGGACACAAACTACAACTATATCATTTAAAGATCACAAAAAAATTGGACGCATATTTACAAAAGAAAAACCATTAacattagaaatattaaaacaatttttacaaCGTGGtggtataaatttaaaaaaacttgaTTTATCATCAGTACCTAATACATTAGATGAAAGTGCATTTATTGTAATAGGTAAATATTGCAAATTATTAGAAACATTAGATATATCTGGAATTCATagtacaataaaaaatattatttttttgggtgaatatcttaatataaaatatttatcttacAGAAATATGACAAATATTgatgaaaaatgtttttggTATTTAATTAAAGGATTTTTTGACACCTTAGTTTCTGTTGATTTTCGTGGTTGTAAAATGTTAAGAGGACAAtgttttatttcattaacaaattctttagaaaaattatatctagATGGTTGTTATGCATTAGAAGCAAGAGCTATTGAAGATGTTTGTATGCAAGCTCAAGGATTAAAAGtactaaaattaaatggatgttttaatataacagatgaatatatttcattaatagGTAGAACTTTACTTGACTTAGAAGTTTTTTCATTACATGGAGAtggatataaatatttatcaccTTCTAGTTTAACATGTTTAacattattgaaaaatttagttGAATTATCATTTGATTACAATAGTTTGGTAAATGATGACTTTATTATAGCTTTATGTAAATctaatagaaatattaaaaaattatcttttgcATATAGTGGTGATGAAAATTCAATTACATCTGATGGATTATCTAcaataagaaatttaaatCAATTAATGTATCTTGACTTAAGTGGTTTATTAGGAATTgatattaattgtttatctaatattattaatgaatgtaaaaaattatctgaATGTTATTTAAGAAATTGTCCCAACTTAAATGATTTAGCATTAGAATGTTTTATTAACGCTTCTGAATGTATAAGTAAAATTGATGTTAGTGCATGTTTAggtatttcaaataaatcaattcaaaaaattcttAAGCATTTTACATTAGAGAacaaaaaatcaaaaataatcgTCTTAGTAGTAGGTTCTACTGCAGTTCAAATTGAATTATTAAGAATAAGAAATAGTAGAGTAATATTAGATTTAAATGATTCAAGTTCATTACCATTGGATATTTTTACTAATCCATCaataaaagaatttgaaggaattgaaaaaataataaataatgaaatggaaaataaaaagaatgatATTGATGAGAATGATGGACATTGTAATATTATGgatgttaaaaaatcttatatTGTTGGAGCATTAACTGGTATAGATGAATCACCTGTTTTTAATAGTCATGAAGAAATGGTAGAATGGGCAAAGAAGGAAGCTgctaatttaaatatacagttataa
- a CDS encoding Ricin B lectin domain and Glycosyltransferase 2-like domain-containing protein, with amino-acid sequence MPKLTRYVPKKKLITFFIYGFIIIIIFFIGYKSQKSNVDIRSVITNYEIELMAKYVRDEALAGRHIGENPFEEYIGLPKKDWHDYKAMEEDLKRIGNGEQGKAYVVPNETPDIKKAQDELFRINGYNAYISDMIALNRSVKDIRHPKCKDVKYISKLPTVSVIFPFFNEHKSTILRSIYSILNRSPPNTIIQVILVNDASTKNELNEPFIEDLKKRGLSHIVKMIINKKREGLIRARQVGAYQAIGEILVFLDAHSEANYNWLPPLIEPIVFNYKTVVCPFVDVINCNTFEYRSQDEGARGSFDWNFNYKRLPLTKEDEKNPTKPFYSPVMAGGYFAISAKWFWELGGYDDGLYIWGGEQYELSFKVWQCHGNMVDAPCSRIAHIYRCKYTPFPNPGIGDFVSKNYKRVAVVWMDEYAKYLYDRRPSIKNIDPGNLEKQLEIRKRHKCESFDWFMKNVAFDQDKFYPAVEPEDSANGTISNRDSELCLDATNLEGNDQLRVRECGKGIQYFELYYANAIRIKGGQHCLDASSSNDGTPVILFACHGLGGNQRFEYNTDTQQLIHKISGNCLEASYDGVDRGVVFTSKCKKNKLSQKWEFTYVNKKLVDERKKLPDGS; translated from the exons atGCCAAAGCTTACTAGATATGTTccaaaaaagaaattaattacattttttatttatggttttattattataatcatattttttattggaTATAAATCACAAAAATCAAATGTTGATATTAGAAGTGTAATTACAAACTATGAAATTGAATTAATGGCTAAATATGTTAGAGATGAAGCATTAGCAGGAAGGC atattGGTGAAAATCCTTTTGAAGAATATATTGGATTACCAAAAAAAGATTGGCATGATTATAAAGCAATGGAAGAAGATTTAAAACGTATAGGTAATGGTGAACAAGGAAAAGCATATGTTGTTCCAAATGAAACTccagatattaaaaaagctCAGGATGAACTTTTTCGTATAAATGGTTATAATGCTTATATTAGTGATATGATAGCACTTAATAGATCAGTAAAAGATATTAGACATCCTAAATGTAAAgatgttaaatatatttcaaaactTCCTACAGTTTCAGtaatttttccattttttaatgaacaTAAATCTACAATTCTAAGAAGTATTTATTCAATTTTGAATCGTTCACCTCCAAATACAATTATTCAAGTAATTCTTGTTAATGATGCAAGtacaaaaaatgaattaaatgaACCATTTAttgaagatttaaaaaaaagaggtTTATCTcatattgtaaaaatgattattaataa aaaaagaGAAGGATTAATACGTGCAAGACAAGTAGGTGCATATCAAGCAATTGGAGAAATCTTAGTATTTCTAGATGCTCATAGTGAAGCTAATTATAATTGGTTACCACCATTAATAGAACCAAttgtatttaattataaaacagTTGTATGTCCATTTGTTGATGTTATTAATTGTAATACATTTGAATATCGATCTCAAGATGAAGGTGCAAGAGGTTCTTTTGATTggaattttaattataaaagattacCTCTTACAAAagaagatgaaaaaaatcCTACAAAACCTTTTTATTCACCTGTAATGGCTGGAGGTTATTTTGCTATAAGTGCTAAATGGTTTTGGGAATTAGGTGGATATGATGATGGTTTATATATTTGGGGTGGTGAACAATATGAATTAAGTTTTAAAGTTTGGCAATGTCATGGAAATATGGTTGATGCACCATGTTCAAGAATAGCTCATATTTATCGTTGTAAATATACACCATTTCCAAATCCTGGTATTGGTGATTTTGtatctaaaaattataaaagagtAGCTGTTGTATGGATGGATGAGTATGCAAAATATTTGTATGATAGAAGAccatcaattaaaaatattgatccAGGAAATCTTGAAAAACAATTAGAAATTAGAAAAAGACATAAATGTGAATCATTTGATTGGTTTATGAAAAATGTTGCATTTGATCAGGATAAATTTTATCCAGCAGTAGAACCTGAAGACTCTGCAAATGGCACAATATCTAATCGTGATAGTGAATTATGTTTAGATGCAACAAATTTAGAAGGTAATGATCAATTACGTGTTCGAGAATGTGGAAAAGGTATAcaatattttgaattataCTATGCAAATGCTATTCGTATCAAAGGTGGTCAACATTGTTTAGATGCTTCATCATCAAATGATGGAACCCCAGTTATATTATTTGCTTGTCATGGATTAGGTGGTAATCAAAGATTTGAATATAATACAGATACACAACAActaatacataaaatatcAGGAAATTGTCTTGAAGCATCATATGATGGTGTAGATAGAGGAGTTGTTTTTACAagtaaatgtaaaaaaaataaactttcaCAAAAATGGGAATTTACTTatgttaacaaaaaattagttgatgaaagaaaaaaattacctGATGGCAgttaa